In the genome of Lates calcarifer isolate ASB-BC8 unplaced genomic scaffold, TLL_Latcal_v3 _unitig_1920_quiver_3831, whole genome shotgun sequence, the window CTGTGTCTGCAGAGCAGTGAAGagaaatgtttctgctgctaAATCTGGAATATGTACTGAAACATTTTTACCACAAGAGGGCGACgacattttaagaaaatgaaacagtctgACGTGACAACaacatgagagaaaaaacagtgactgaatgaatgagctGTGCACATTTCACTATAAGAACAAGTGGAAACACGTCTGATCATTACCTTCCTCACGTCTCATGGCTGCCTCCACATCTGATCCAACACGAGACGTGATTGGACAGAAGACAATGATGACGTAGCAGTCCTGAGGATCTGTGGTCACCTCCATCAGTGTTGCtgtccatcttttttctttacttgCTCCAGTATGACGTCATCAGCACCAAAGGTTTTACCAGTGACAACACTGTAGAGCTTCACTTTATAGGTACAGCATGAATATGACGATGGAGATTTAGCTGCTGAAAGATGAACAAACTGTTAATGTTTatacatttacaataataaaactgaaatcctAATGATCCTCTCTGAAGATCGACTGAACATTCCCACAGACCTGCACAAAGAACGGTGTTATGGGTAACCACAGAGCTCCACATAAACAGACATCTGTAGAAGAACTGTGATCAGAATCAGTGtccaaatgtttaaaaaatatcctGATGTTAACATCTTAATCCCTTAATCCCCGTTttctctctggttctgctgcctGCTGTCGACCTCTGCTGCTCCCTGACTTCACGTCCTGTTTATCTCTGCCGGCTTCAGTCTGCTGATCCTGAATAAAGCTGAACCTTTTCTCTGAGCTGAGACCTGCTGGACTCCTGACCTGACCGTGGTCATGAATTCAGTGTAAATATAACAGAGTATTCAGAGGAGTGGTGTGCTGGTTTCtcagtgatgaataaatgaataaataatgtgataACCTTTGTTAGATTTTTGAGGTTTGAAATGTTCCTTCAAACTCTTCAGATGTTCCTTCATATGACCTACGAGGTCCACCAGATGTTCAGAGTTTTCTGGGATCTTTTTCATGTCGTTCACCAAACgttcagcagctgcagggaaaacagacagagagtgttAAAGTTTTACATGGTATGATCAGAGAAGTCCTGATCAGGTTCAGATCGGAGTCCTTTAATACAGAGACTCTGCTGACAGAGACTCTGATACTGAATCCATGTagattcagtctgtctgtgaggaaacagctgtAGAGACTAAACCATCAGCTCTCTGATCCAAACTGAACGTCCTGATTCAAAGCTACAAAACTGATCAGTTTAACTGATTGATCTGATCTGGATCAAAGTTCAACTCCTGaaactgacctgagatcagctgaTGGTGCATTAGAGAGGAGGTCTCACTCTGTAGCAGTTGTTGAAATATAGAAACACTAATGTATGGTGGTGTCACAGAGTGAGGCTTCTTCCATCATAAAAAATCTCTGACTGAGTTCAGAGTGATCCTGATCCTGAGGACTAATCAGGAGATCTCAAGCTGTTTTATCAAAATAACATGTTAGaacaataaatgtaaattattgtACATACATGAATACAGTTGATCTGGTATCAAGCCTCTCAGTTCCTGTAAGACCTCGTCCAGGTTCACTTGGTCCTCACTCAGTGACACCCAGTCCTGAAGACATGAAGACATGTAAACATTGGAGGTCACAGACCAGAACACTGTAACTGTTTTACGTATGGATCATTAAAGTCTCCAGAGCTCTGACTGATGGAGGTTTACTGCAGATGAAGGTGGAGGAAGGACCAGAGAGCCTCTATTGATCAGTACAGAAATCAATCAGATCAATCAGCTGAGGTCCAGACAGGCTGGTACTCaagacagttcagttcagtccagACCAGGTCAGAAGAACCAGAACCAGGTCCAAGTATCAACTCTGGTCTTGGTCCTAGTCTGTTTAAAGAAGATGTTCCCACGTTCAGACACGTTAGTCCTGTTTCTTCACCTCTGTTACAGACTAAACTCTGTTTCTGAACGTTCATGTTTCAGATTCTCTCTGATCCCACAGCTCAGTAAAAGCCTGACTCTCACTCTCACCTCTCCACAGGTCCTGTTCTGGTTGGAGGAGGCTGGCTGATATTTATCTGTGACCTCCACCCCAGCATCAACTGGCACCTGAATGTTGCTCCCACATTTTGGACACTCCACTGAGAGTGTCTGATGGTCTGAGTCTGACTCCTGTGGACAGAGAGAAGTGATTCAGGACAAAGGACTTAGaccaggtgtgtatgtgtatgtgtgtgtgtgtgtgtgtgtgtgtgtgtgtgttggacacacaggtgaaccaTGGCGACTGCTTCACCTGGTTGAGCAGCTTCTGgattcagagctgctgcagtaaacatacacattacatttctgttcAATGACCTCCCCACTCGTTTCTGATGCAGAAGAAGGTTtgattcatccatccattatctatatcacTTATCCATAAGGGTCATGGGGATGGAGCCAATCCTAGCTGACATGGGggggagaggtggggtacaTCCCGGACAGATCAACACTCAACACTACCAATCGCAAGTCAACCCAGAACTTTTTTGTCATTCCAGTACGGAGTCTATAATAAAAGTAACATAGTAAAGTAATATAATAAAGTGTTAATACTTCAAGTACGAGTATCTGACTGCTCTTAGTTACagtacatgagtaaatgtaatcagttactttccaccgcTGAGGAGTGAAACAAGTTtttacaaacaggaagtaaactcACCTGTGTGTCGCCATCAGGATTTGATGATGTCGTCTCCATATCATCTGGTGATCGGTCATCTGGATCAACAGAGGTACCTTCAGCTGTGGACACAGGTGTGACGTGTGATTACAGAAGTTCACCCTGTAAGCAATAACGCTGCTCATGATCCAACGATGCCTGAGGTATTAATCAGTAAATATGGTGTGTAAGCAACAGTGGAAAATTACTGGATGAGACCTTTAAATACAGATACCCGGTCTAAACACAGAGCATGTGCTGCTCGTAGGGTCCACGATGAGATGGGGGCCTCATTTCATGTGAGGCCGTCGCTCAGATACCTGCAAGTCAAATCAGCTGGTCTCAGGTCTGTCAGCTATGATATCGCACACATTGCTGCAATGATTGACAATCAACACCTGATCAATCACTGATCAGAGCAGGACACTACTGCATGAGAAGACACGTCGTCTGAAAGACATTAATAAAAGACAGTAAAAGGGgtttcagcagctcagtccaACTCAGACAGATTCACACATGAGAACACAGACTGTTGTCACTGATTTCTCAGGATGTCCTGGCTTGTACGGTCATTAACGAGGCCAAACATCATTTTCCTGGGAAATGTTTTGATGAGGGTGATCCAGGGAGGGGTCTGTTCTGCTGGATGACAGTTTGGTTTGGTGGTCTCTATCTCAGCCACAGGTCGCTGACTGAAGTCATCAACGCCACTTTCACATCAACCTGAAAGGTTGAGGTCAACTGAATTCTCAAAAGGATTAAAGAGCATCTGCACCTGAATTCACCTGTGGGTTCAGACGCTCTGTTCAGGAAGGTAAATGAGAGAAGAGGGGTCCGTATGTGACCACACTGAGGTCCCACTTCATTTCACCTCAGCAAGACACACAGTGTCTGTACCTGATGTTCAAAGCTCTGAAACAGTCAATCTGTCCTGTGAGAATCACTTCAgtcttaaagagaaaaaacctCCAGACACAAACGTTGGACACTCATCAGTCTCACAGCCTCTAACTCTAACACTCTGAGTCTCAGCACTGTTTACTGAGTAATGTGATCAGAGGAATCCTCACCTGAgtgctgctgtctcctcttcatcctctctctgtcgcAGCTCTGCAGAGAAGTGGAAACAAACATGAGCCACAGACTCTTTATATAAGGGTCCCTCCCTGTTATCATTGGCTGATTCCTGTTTCATGTGACTTTGAAGAAATCACACAGCTTCTCTCAAACCATGACTTGCAAGAAATCAATGTCCCACAAATATAGGTGAACAagggagcgtgtgtgtgtgtgtgtgtgtgtgtgtgtgtgtctgtgtgtgtgtgtgtgtgtgtgtgtgtgtgaaagccaGAGATGTTTCTACGAAGCGATGGATTTATTTTAAGTCACATGGTTTGTAGAGAGGGAGGAACCTCGATATAAAACCAGTCTGATTTCACTGTTCTCCACTTTGCTGCAGAACtacaacagaggaggaggaggatggcagAGCGACGCAGACGCAGTAAGGATGTTTCTCTTCTCATTATTCACTTTATTCAGTTTACTCAGTGAGGTGTGATGACTGAtggactgttgttgttgatcacTGCAAACATGGTTCTACTCTGTTTAGACTGAAGTCAGATTTTGTTTGAAGACGAGTCAGATAACAGATCATtatgtgcagtgtgtctgtACCACCTCAGAGCTGAGTTacatgactgctgctgctgcttcacaataaaagctttcaacaggcaacagacacagaggcttttattgtgaagcagccagAGGAGACGTGATGCAGTGCTGATTGTCCCTGATCATTAAAACTACAGTCAGATCGAGGGTCAGGAGACAGGTCAGTGTTTGAACAGATTCAGAATCAGTTAGTAACTAATGAGAGTCACTGTTTTCTAACCAGCAGTCTCAGCTGTTGGTTTACACACTGTTCATTCAGATGTCAGCTCTGGAACATGTTGTACATGATCTTCTTTATGTCGTCTTTTCTCTCTACAGGGAAATCCTGGTGGTGGCCATTCATTGAGTCTGAACCTGGTAAGAGCCACATCAGGTGATGCTGGTGCTGCAGCGTTTCTCTCTAACTGTAAACTTTGATTTTAGAAACTCAAAAGAAAATTCAGCAGAAACTCAACAGAGTTTAAACTCTGAGTCAGTGTTACtctgcagtattttcattttactttgtgttcagaCTTCAcaccatgtttacatgtttcctacatgtttttcttgtagAACCTGAACCTACGCCTTCTCCCAGTAAGATATGAAGTCTTTTTCTGATTTCTCATTATTAAGACACAGTGATGATCTGTGTTGATGAACTTCTCCTcaaacatttctcatttcttttcagcTTTTAAGGAACCCTGGAGGAAAATATCTTGGGGGTGAGTTTACTGACCCAtgctcagtgctcagtgtttccCCTGTTGGCCCATATTGTGATGACgtctgtaaaactgttgaaaCTCTCTTCTCCAACAGTTTAACAGACGTCTCTGTTATGATGGAGTTTTAGCAGTGAGGCTGAGTGTTGGCTCAGTGTCCAGCTCTCCATCACACCTCCATGGTGGTGACTCTGTAAAAGACCCTAAACTTTCCTGACACCACACAGAGTCCTGCAGCCAGATGAGactaaaactgcattttaacacTCCACCACTCATTGGACCTGTCAGTGTGGAGGATGGTATATAAAGAGAAGAAGTGCAGTTTTACCAGCTGTCTCCAACTgttaacacataacacactgaTTAATGTCTACACCACAACAAACTGCCTCCATCTCGACCAGCGAATACACTTCAGTTTATCCACAAACCTGacggccatgtttgtttgttgatctCTTCAAACCAGTCAGCAGGTGTTACACCATGAAGAGTGGCCACAGGGGGGCGCTGTTGCATGGATGTCACCCTGTGCTTGTGGTTGTTGCTCTTAGTGTGATTCAGTCTTTAAacaggtgaaagaaagaaaatgcacaaCAGCATTGAGATGCTGAGTATTTCTGTTTAGCACAGAGTCACAGTTTCTGATGATTTTCACTCTGTTCTGCCACATTCAGCCTGTACCTGGAAATAAATACGTCACTCAGTATTTGTCAGGTGCTTTGTGTTGAGTGACGGTCATCAGACAGTGTGACCTTTCTGTGCTAATGTCAGGTATTTAACCTTTCTCTCACCTGTTTcaaagactgactgactttaaTCCTAATGAACATCTGAGCAACAGCACCCCCTACAGTCTCACAGTTtcaatcacatttaaaaaataatttaaaaggtaagttttcagttacagttttctttcatgatacaaacagaaaattatttgatttgtgttttttaaaatcaaataacccttttctcatttttaaaactttagtttctgaaaggaaactttaaaaaccaaaaagtgCACACTGTTTTACTTTAACCTTTCTTTagtttggtcattttgtttgtttttgtttattttgttttacttcattttatttgctgcatgtctgtgttatCAATGCAAGCTGATAAGttgttaaaatgattcattaaatctgaaatatccattttttaacagagagaaacagagggatcTTCAGTATGTGCAGGAGTACAGGCCTGAAAACGGAGACATTAAACATCTGCGAATTCTTCTGTACGGGCCTGTCGGAGGCGGAAAGTCCAGCTTCATCAACTCTGTCAGCACCGTCATGCGAGGCAGGACAACTATTCCTGCTGCAGCCAGTGCAACCACCTCTGACACAAGCTTCACCAGACAAGTAAGAAAACTTTAGATTTGTGTAGCACATTAAGCATGGCATCTGTGATCAGGCTGTTAAAGAGTTCATGTTaggtcaagtcaattttatttatatagcgccaattcacaacggAAGTTATCTGGAGgctctgtacatatagagcaggtctagaccgtactctttatcttataaaatttacagagagagacccaacagatccaccatgagcagcactaagcAGCTGTGGCAAGGAAACACTTCTCcgcagaaccggactcagggtgggcgagaggggggtgggggatggggtAAACATGGTGAGGGAGAGGTAAACAGACATGAACCAGAGACCGCATCAGGGTACAAGTaagaataaaatctaaaaaagatGGCCTGAATCCCCATCCTGGTTTCCCATCATCCAGTGATAAGAAACCAATACAGAGGAACCTTTCATCCCCAAACCAGATCACCCATGTGCACACTGAGGAGTACATGAccaagtcaaaggtcaaatgacCAGTTCAGAGGATCAACTCTAACGGATGCCGGGCCATACTGATGTAGGAAGAACAAAAAGGGAGGCCACAGGGCAGGTATGAGCAGACGAGCCTCCCATCTCCACCTACCACCCAACTCCCACTATCTGCAAAAGCAGGCAGAGTGGGAGGGGTCATCACACGCCCTGCCTTAAGATGGAGGTCTTCAGTAGTCTGCCAACCCCATCCATCGGACATCAACACTGGAACCTGTGTCTGACAAAGGTAACACAGAGCCCACGATAATGAGTCCAGGTCCTCTGGATCTCTCAGACCACTGAAACGTACCCATCAGACACATGACCATAACCAGCGTCAGCTGTAGATCTGAGCTGTGTCGGGCAGGGAGACAGGAGCCAAGGTACAGGTGTCAGCTGGGCCACTAACTGGAGATAAGGTGCAGGTGTCAGCCAGACCGTCAACTAGAGTTCAGGGAGCGGTGACTACAGAAAAACTCTTTGACCAAAAACCCTCACGCTGGAACAGGTCAGCTGTGGTGGTCAAC includes:
- the LOC108891292 gene encoding interferon-induced protein 44-like, whose translation is MAERRRRRKSWWWPFIESEPEPEPTPSPTFKEPWRKISWGEKQRDLQYVQEYRPENGDIKHLRILLYGPVGGGKSSFINSVSTVMRGRTTIPAAASATTSDTSFTRQRETQQIHHEQH
- the LOC127139630 gene encoding uncharacterized protein LOC127139630, which gives rise to MFVSTSLQSCDRERMKRRQQHSAEGTSVDPDDRSPDDMETTSSNPDGDTQESDSDHQTLSVECPKCGSNIQVPVDAGVEVTDKYQPASSNQNRTCGEDWVSLSEDQVNLDEVLQELRGLIPDQLYSSAERLVNDMKKIPENSEHLVDLVGHMKEHLKSLKEHFKPQKSNKAAKSPSSYSCCTYKVKLYSVVTGKTFGADDVILEQVKKKDGQQH